In the Vicinamibacterales bacterium genome, CTCGAGTACGAGCTCAACTCGCCGAAGCTGAAGGACGCGATCGCCAAGAGCAAGTTCAAGGACATCGCGCGCTTCGGCACGCCGGTGAAGGGGCACATCCTGCTGCAGGATCACGGCAACCAGGTCTGGTACCGCAAGGTCGAGATCCGGACCGCGGCGAAGTAGCCGGCCGCCGACGCGCGTGCGGATCGGCATTCTCGGCGCCGGCGGCATCAGCGACACCCACGTCCGTGCCGCGCAGGGGATCGACGGTGTCGAGGTCGTCGCCGTCCACGGCGGCAATCGCGACAAGGCAGCGGCGCTGGCTCACCGGGCCGGCGCTGTCGCGTACGACACCCTCGAGTCCTTTCTCGCCGCTCCGATGGACGCGATCGCCATCGGCAGTCCCTCCGGGCTGCACGCCGAACAGGCGATCGCCGCCATTCGGCGCGGGCTCCACGTCATCGTCGAGAAGCCGCTCGACATCACCCCGGCGCGCATCGACGCCCTGATCGCCGAAGCGGACCGTGCGCGGGTGAAGGTCGGCGTCTTCTTCCAGGAACGGCTCCTGCCGGAGCTCGTCGCCATCAAGCAGAAGATCGACAGCGGCGCGATCGGCAAGCCCGTGTTCATCGCCGGGCGCCTGCCCTGGTATCGTCCGCCGGAGTACTACGCCAACTCGCGCTGGCGCGGCACGCGCGCGCTCGACGGCGGCGGCGCGCTGATGAACCAGGGGATCCACACCGTCGACGTGCTGCTGTGGCTGTTCGGCCCGGTGTCGGGCGTGATGGGCAGAACGGCGAATCGTCTCCACCAGATCGAGGTGGAAGACACGGCGGTCGCCGCGCTCGAGTTCGAGAACGGTGCATTCGGCACGATCGAGGCGACCACCGCCGCCGCGCCGGGGTTCCCGCGCCGGCTCGAGATCAACGGTACCGAGGCGACGATCGTCCACGAAGAACCGGCGCGGGCCGCCGTCGTCGGCGACGCCGCGCCGCACCGCCGCGTGCTCGAGGATTTCATCCGCGCCGTCCGCGCCGGCGCCGCGCCGGCGTGCGACGCGCGCGAGGGGCGGCGCAGCGTGGCGGTCATCGACGCGATCTATCGTTCGGCCCGTTCAGGAAGGATGGAGAAGCCATGAGAGTGATCACGATGCTCGCGCTGATCGCGCTTGGCGCCGGCCTGCACGCCGGGGTGCAGGCGATGCAGTCTCCCGCCCCCGGCGGCATCGTCATCGAGCGCGACGCGGACGTGGCGAAGAACGAGCCCGGCACGCACAACGGCGGCGGCCAGACGGTCGGCTACTCGTTCTTCAGCAAGGTCCCGAACCTGACGCTGGTGTTCCGGAAGCGCGCGTTCAAGCCGGGATCCGGCGTCGGCCATCACGTGCAGAAGGAAGACGAGATCTACTACGTCCTCAGCGGCACGGGGACGATGACGCTGGACGGCAAGACCGTGGAGATCACGCCCGGCACGGCGGTGCTCACGCGTCCC is a window encoding:
- a CDS encoding Gfo/Idh/MocA family oxidoreductase, whose product is MRIGILGAGGISDTHVRAAQGIDGVEVVAVHGGNRDKAAALAHRAGAVAYDTLESFLAAPMDAIAIGSPSGLHAEQAIAAIRRGLHVIVEKPLDITPARIDALIAEADRARVKVGVFFQERLLPELVAIKQKIDSGAIGKPVFIAGRLPWYRPPEYYANSRWRGTRALDGGGALMNQGIHTVDVLLWLFGPVSGVMGRTANRLHQIEVEDTAVAALEFENGAFGTIEATTAAAPGFPRRLEINGTEATIVHEEPARAAVVGDAAPHRRVLEDFIRAVRAGAAPACDAREGRRSVAVIDAIYRSARSGRMEKP
- a CDS encoding cupin domain-containing protein, which gives rise to MRVITMLALIALGAGLHAGVQAMQSPAPGGIVIERDADVAKNEPGTHNGGGQTVGYSFFSKVPNLTLVFRKRAFKPGSGVGHHVQKEDEIYYVLSGTGTMTLDGKTVEITPGTAVLTRPGSSHSLKQTGSEDLVVLINYPK